One Bemisia tabaci chromosome 7, PGI_BMITA_v3 DNA window includes the following coding sequences:
- the LOC109032985 gene encoding uncharacterized protein, with protein sequence MAPPKLTYFSIKGLGEPVRFILSYANVEFIDDRVNFVEDWPKVKPTTPFGKLPVLEVDGKKVTQASAICRYYAKKCGLVGKDDWEDLLIDATVGTFDDMRQAISTYFYDQNEESKKKKLDLLIKETIPFYMERLEKQIKENGGYLVNGKLTWADLWVVSLLDLVNKYTERTLEEKYPLIIALKEKVLAIPSIKAWVAKRPVTDWFYSSISDNYVNTVNYVCSQNLMLAERRGSMAPPKLTYFPIRGLGEPIRFVLSYANEKFIDDRITTEDWPKIKPTTPFGKLPILEIDGKIVNQTAAICRYYAKKAGIAGKDDWEALLIDATVGTFDDMRMAISGYHTDPNEESKAKKYDILIKETIPFYMGRLDKQVEENEGFFVNGKLSWADLWVVALLGTMSYFAKIDLVEDYPNVRALKDKVLSIPQIKAWVAKRPLTDY encoded by the exons ATGGCTCCTCCCAAGCTGACGTACTTCTCCATAAAAGGTCTTGGCGAGCCGGTCCGTTTCATCCTGTCCTACGCCAACGTAGAATTCATCGACGACAGAGTCAACTTCGTCGAGGATTGGCCCAAAGTAAAACCAA CCACACCATTTGGGAAGCTGCCCGTTTTGGAAGTCGACGGAAAAAAGGTCACTCAAGCATCTGCAATTTGTCGTTACTATGCCAAAAAATGTGGTCTCGTTGGTAAAGATGACTGGGAAGACTTGCTGATCGACGCCACAGTGGGAACCTTTGATGATATGCGACAAG ctatttcaacCTATTTTTACGATCAAAACGAAgaatcaaagaagaaaaagttggATTTATTGATCAAAGAAACTATTCCATTCTATATGGAGCGATTGGAGAAGCAAATAAAAGAAAACGGCGGCTATTTAGTGAACGGAAAG ctgacaTGGGCGGACTTGTGGGTCGTTTCTCTACTGGATCTAGTGAATAAATACACCGAGCGTACCCTGGAAGAAAAGTATCCTCTTATCATAGCCCTGAAGGAAAAAGTATTGGCTATTCCTTCGATTAAAGCTTGGGTTGCCAAAAGGCCGGTAACCGACTG GTTCTATAGTTCCATTTCTGACAATTATGTAAACACAGTCAATTACGTGTGCTCCCAAAATCTAATGTTAGCGGAACGGC gaGGCTCAATGGCTCCTCCGAAGTTGACATACTTCCCTATCCGAGGTCTTGGCGAGCCAATCCGTTTCGTCCTCTCTTACGCCAATGAAAAGTTCATAGATGACAGAATAACCACCGAGGATTGGCCTAAAATAAAGCCAA ccACGCCCTTTGGAAAACTACCGATCTTGGAAATTGACGGCAAGATTGTGAATCAAACTGCTGCAATCTGTCGTTACTATGCCAAAAAAGCTGGTATTGCCGGCAAAGATGATTGGGAGGCTCTGCTGATAGACGCAACCGTTGGAACATTTGATGATATGCGGATGG CAATATCAGGCTATCACACGGATCCTAATGAAGAATCTAAGGCGAAAAAGTATGATATCTTGATAAAAGAAACGATTCCTTTCTACATGGGACGCTTAGATAAGCAAGTGGAGGAAAACGAAGGATTTTTTGTTAATGGAAAG CTGTCGTGGGCGGATCTGTGGGTCGTTGCACTGCTTGGTACCATGAGttattttgccaaaattgaccTTGTTGAGGATTACCCTAATGTCAGAGCATTGAAGGATAAAGTATTGTCGATTCCTCAGATTAAAGCTTGGGTTGCAAAGAGGCCGTTGACGGATTATTGA